In the genome of Natronorubrum sediminis, one region contains:
- a CDS encoding aminotransferase family protein, translating into MAMERLDSETETTPTAIPHWYDGDDDIPTIVDGEDVTVYDSEGTAYLDFQSQLYCVNAGHSNQQIIDAIADQLARIPYVSSGKHNDTRNELRARLLEVAPESMAQTLFSISGSEANETAVMLAREYADASKVLTRWHSYHGATYGMASLTGDTDTRAYIEPHATTTGNAKFLPPIPEAFDAETPEELAEKAANHLEFVIRNEGPDTIAALLTEVVAGSSGAYTAPPGYFERVREICDEYDILLIADEVITGFGRTGEWFGAQSEGIQPDLMTFAKGLTSSYVPLAGVMMNDDLAEYVAAEGFDVGQTFAGHPVGCAAALAAMDVYEDGLLENTREVAPRLESRLTDLEERFDVVSSVHGRGLHWGVAFADPEADEPFVDPRVSDEDDNPVETVLSTAGENGALFGMGRPNTQIIVSPPLCVTEAEIDEAVDALEDAIESTF; encoded by the coding sequence ATGGCAATGGAACGACTCGACAGTGAGACGGAGACGACGCCGACGGCCATTCCCCACTGGTACGACGGGGACGACGATATTCCCACGATCGTCGACGGCGAGGATGTGACAGTGTACGATTCGGAGGGAACGGCGTATCTGGACTTCCAGTCACAGCTCTACTGCGTCAACGCGGGCCACAGTAACCAGCAGATCATCGACGCAATCGCCGACCAGTTGGCTCGCATTCCCTACGTCTCCTCTGGGAAGCACAACGACACGCGAAACGAGCTTCGAGCGCGCCTCCTCGAGGTCGCCCCCGAGTCGATGGCCCAGACGCTCTTTTCGATCTCCGGCAGCGAGGCCAACGAGACGGCCGTGATGCTCGCCAGAGAGTACGCCGACGCCTCGAAGGTCCTCACCCGCTGGCACTCCTACCACGGCGCGACGTATGGCATGGCCAGTCTGACGGGCGACACCGACACCCGCGCCTACATCGAACCGCACGCGACGACGACGGGCAACGCCAAGTTCCTCCCGCCGATTCCGGAAGCCTTCGACGCCGAGACGCCCGAGGAACTCGCCGAGAAGGCGGCCAACCACCTCGAGTTCGTCATCCGAAACGAGGGCCCGGACACGATCGCCGCGCTGCTGACCGAGGTCGTCGCGGGCTCGAGCGGCGCGTACACCGCCCCGCCGGGGTACTTCGAACGCGTTCGCGAGATCTGCGACGAGTACGACATCCTGTTGATCGCGGACGAGGTGATCACCGGCTTCGGGCGCACCGGCGAGTGGTTCGGTGCGCAGTCCGAAGGCATCCAGCCCGATCTGATGACGTTCGCGAAGGGGCTCACGAGTTCCTACGTCCCGCTCGCCGGCGTGATGATGAACGACGACCTCGCAGAGTACGTCGCTGCGGAAGGCTTCGACGTGGGCCAGACGTTCGCCGGCCACCCCGTCGGCTGCGCCGCCGCACTGGCCGCGATGGACGTCTACGAGGATGGACTCCTCGAGAACACGCGCGAGGTCGCGCCACGACTCGAGTCCCGGCTCACCGACCTGGAGGAGCGATTCGACGTCGTCTCGTCGGTCCACGGCCGCGGCCTCCACTGGGGCGTCGCGTTCGCCGACCCCGAGGCCGACGAGCCGTTCGTCGACCCTCGAGTGAGCGACGAGGACGACAACCCGGTCGAGACGGTGCTCTCGACGGCCGGCGAGAACGGTGCGCTGTTCGGCATGGGCCGACCGAACACCCAGATAATCGTCTCGCCGCCGCTGTGCGTTACCGAAGCCGAGATCGACGAGGCCGTCGACGCGCTCGAGGACGCTATCGAAAGCACGTTCTGA
- a CDS encoding redoxin domain-containing protein, whose amino-acid sequence MASQTDTETDETVDTASMTLYRLHGCPYCELVVRRLERYAISYRSRFVAGEHSKRDAVARASGTRSVPVLVDHDRDVTMPESGRILEYLDRTYGEEGSDESAVPAGTELVEFPPTEHPTEGEQAPDFTRPLVTAEYWEDASLSDLVAEGGRVLVVFFPLNWGGKSVYWWDELQDRDWVPDVSVVGVGISQPFDHQRFIERRGLEYPLFSDPGNDVAELYGVVHDLDGMAGISEPRPAMFLVGPDRTVEYAWVASEWPPSPPFDDLEDKVRLAGE is encoded by the coding sequence ATGGCTTCTCAAACCGATACTGAGACCGACGAGACGGTCGACACGGCCTCGATGACACTGTATCGACTCCACGGCTGTCCCTACTGCGAACTCGTCGTGCGCCGACTCGAGCGATACGCCATCTCCTATCGCTCGCGGTTCGTCGCGGGCGAACACAGCAAGCGAGACGCCGTTGCTCGAGCCTCGGGAACGCGGTCGGTTCCAGTCCTCGTCGATCACGACCGCGACGTCACGATGCCCGAGAGCGGGCGCATCCTCGAGTACCTCGATCGGACGTACGGAGAGGAGGGAAGCGACGAGTCGGCGGTGCCGGCCGGGACCGAACTGGTCGAGTTTCCGCCGACCGAGCACCCGACCGAAGGGGAGCAGGCACCGGATTTCACCCGTCCGCTCGTCACCGCGGAGTACTGGGAGGACGCGTCGCTGTCGGACCTCGTCGCGGAGGGCGGACGCGTGCTGGTGGTGTTCTTCCCGCTGAACTGGGGCGGGAAGTCCGTCTACTGGTGGGATGAGTTGCAGGATCGCGACTGGGTACCCGACGTTTCCGTCGTCGGCGTCGGCATCTCACAACCGTTCGACCACCAGCGGTTCATCGAACGACGGGGCCTCGAGTATCCGCTCTTTTCCGATCCCGGAAACGACGTGGCCGAACTCTACGGCGTCGTCCACGACCTCGACGGCATGGCGGGGATCTCGGAGCCACGGCCCGCGATGTTTCTGGTCGGGCCCGACCGAACCGTCGAGTACGCGTGGGTCGCGAGCGAGTGGCCGCCCTCGCCGCCGTTCGACGACCTCGAGGATAAGGTGCGACTGGCCGGGGAGTGA
- a CDS encoding MFS transporter codes for MASRFWKLVSQVTIWHVAASICYYAIYAGTSLFSDAFSLSGFEVGLVITSLTLGYAIFLLPLGVATDRFGEHTTLTLGLIGLSVGTFLVALAPNYGLLLVAVFVLGSAYGTATPGTNKAIFDNIKPERQHRAIGVKQIGPTIGSAVSSLLVTGLVGYLFWQAGFLVAAGVGVVCALLFYLTYSGTSAAATTYPDFGKLLSNRTYLFLVTAGVCIGAGFYTTTGYTVLYVDEGIGAAVATGGIVLALLQVFSSVGKVLSGWLADTLPGTPRRRIGAILFVQVFLGGFVFFLVTLTETPLEATVVFSVLGFLVLGSTGVYYSCISTVVTDDEIGAASSAGQFAMTFGGLLAPPVFGFLIDTTGYAAAWSFLGVLALLGSGFIALVVLTAE; via the coding sequence ATGGCAAGTCGGTTCTGGAAACTCGTCTCGCAGGTTACTATCTGGCACGTCGCGGCCAGTATCTGTTACTACGCGATCTACGCGGGCACGTCGCTGTTCAGCGACGCGTTCTCGCTCTCCGGGTTCGAAGTCGGCCTCGTCATCACCTCGCTGACGCTCGGCTACGCGATCTTTCTGTTACCACTGGGGGTCGCGACGGATCGATTCGGTGAGCACACCACGCTGACACTCGGACTCATCGGCCTCTCAGTCGGCACGTTTCTGGTCGCGCTCGCGCCGAATTACGGCCTGTTGCTCGTCGCCGTCTTCGTGCTCGGCTCGGCGTACGGCACCGCCACGCCGGGGACTAACAAGGCAATCTTCGACAACATCAAACCGGAGCGACAACACCGAGCGATCGGCGTCAAACAGATCGGGCCGACCATCGGCAGCGCGGTCAGTTCCCTCCTCGTGACGGGACTGGTCGGCTACCTCTTCTGGCAGGCCGGTTTCCTCGTCGCCGCGGGCGTCGGGGTCGTCTGTGCCCTGCTCTTCTATCTGACCTACAGTGGAACCAGCGCGGCCGCGACGACGTACCCCGATTTCGGAAAGTTGCTCTCGAATCGGACCTACCTCTTCCTCGTAACCGCCGGCGTCTGTATCGGCGCGGGATTTTACACGACGACCGGCTACACCGTCCTCTACGTCGACGAAGGCATCGGTGCTGCGGTCGCGACCGGTGGCATCGTCCTCGCCCTGTTGCAGGTGTTCAGTAGCGTCGGCAAGGTGCTCTCGGGCTGGCTCGCGGACACCCTCCCCGGCACACCCCGGCGCAGAATCGGCGCCATCCTCTTCGTCCAGGTGTTCCTCGGCGGCTTCGTCTTCTTTCTCGTGACGCTCACCGAGACGCCACTCGAGGCCACGGTCGTCTTCTCGGTCCTCGGCTTTCTCGTGCTCGGATCGACGGGCGTCTACTACTCCTGTATCTCGACGGTCGTCACGGACGACGAAATCGGGGCGGCGTCCTCGGCGGGCCAGTTCGCGATGACCTTCGGCGGGTTGCTCGCACCGCCCGTCTTCGGGTTCTTAATCGACACCACGGGGTACGCCGCCGCGTGGTCGTTCCTCGGCGTACTCGCGTTGCTCGGGTCGGGGTTCATCGCACTCGTCGTGCTCACTGCGGAGTGA
- a CDS encoding MFS transporter — translation MGLNTNDRSIAGFTMAGHSLVHWFETSIPIFLVVWLAEFDVSLLVLGLVLAPSYGLFGFGALPAGVLADRFGPKRLILLCLAGMSAAFVLIAGAAYVDSIYAIAFGLLLWGLAASVYHPAGLALISTGVEERGTVFAWHGIAGNIGIALGPFVAATLLIFLEWQYVAAILAIPGFIAAVYGLQADFDATAAVEDNVDASSDDALTLDDFLSNSRTLFASAFAVVFVIVTFEGLFYRGMLTYLPEILHGLPVMEGIDIGAGLEGIEPADYIYVGLLVVGMAGQYAGGKLTDRFAAERGLMVIFSILALLALVFVPVSSIGLVPLLALCGVIGFFLFAIQPFYQEAVAVYTPADTRGLSYGYTYLGEFGLGSASIAAGGFVLGSFELVYFFAMLSGFALIGAALSIGLHVAVSHRQSTTTDASA, via the coding sequence ATGGGACTCAACACGAACGACCGGTCGATCGCTGGATTCACCATGGCGGGTCACTCGCTCGTCCACTGGTTCGAAACCTCGATTCCGATCTTTCTCGTCGTCTGGCTCGCCGAATTCGACGTCTCCTTGCTGGTTCTCGGACTCGTCCTCGCACCGAGTTACGGCCTGTTCGGCTTCGGTGCACTGCCAGCCGGCGTCCTCGCCGACCGATTCGGACCGAAACGATTGATCTTGCTCTGTCTCGCCGGCATGAGCGCGGCCTTCGTCCTCATCGCGGGTGCCGCCTACGTCGACTCGATATACGCCATCGCGTTCGGCTTGCTCCTCTGGGGGCTCGCCGCGAGCGTCTACCACCCCGCCGGACTCGCGCTCATCAGTACCGGCGTCGAGGAACGGGGCACCGTCTTCGCCTGGCACGGTATCGCCGGCAACATCGGTATCGCGCTGGGCCCGTTCGTCGCCGCCACGTTGCTCATCTTCCTCGAGTGGCAGTACGTCGCGGCCATCCTCGCGATCCCGGGCTTCATCGCGGCGGTCTACGGCCTGCAGGCGGACTTCGATGCGACGGCGGCCGTCGAGGATAACGTCGACGCCAGTTCCGACGACGCGCTGACGCTCGACGACTTCCTCTCGAACTCGCGGACGCTCTTCGCGAGCGCGTTCGCGGTCGTCTTCGTCATCGTCACGTTCGAGGGACTGTTCTACCGCGGCATGCTCACCTACCTGCCCGAAATTCTCCACGGACTGCCCGTCATGGAGGGGATCGATATCGGAGCCGGACTCGAAGGCATCGAACCCGCCGACTACATCTACGTCGGCTTGCTCGTGGTCGGGATGGCGGGTCAGTACGCAGGTGGGAAACTGACGGATCGTTTCGCCGCCGAGCGCGGACTGATGGTCATCTTCTCCATTCTCGCGCTCCTCGCGCTGGTGTTCGTCCCGGTCTCCTCGATCGGATTAGTGCCGCTGCTCGCACTCTGTGGCGTGATCGGTTTCTTCCTCTTCGCGATTCAGCCGTTCTATCAGGAGGCCGTCGCCGTCTACACGCCGGCCGATACGCGCGGGCTCTCCTACGGGTACACCTACCTCGGCGAGTTCGGCCTCGGCTCCGCGAGTATCGCCGCCGGCGGGTTCGTCCTCGGCTCGTTCGAACTCGTCTACTTCTTCGCGATGCTCTCCGGATTCGCACTGATTGGTGCCGCGCTGTCGATCGGATTGCACGTCGCGGTGAGCCACCGACAGTCCACGACGACGGACGCGAGCGCCTGA
- a CDS encoding NAD(P)/FAD-dependent oxidoreductase yields MTVNAEHALERIVIIGAGIGGCHAARELASDHDVTLLESSDVAAGATGLSAGVVAPTLFYGDLPDIARHANEFVREFDGTDAFSFTERHRLDFVSAEEAEDARETASELTEAGFDVTYLERSRLSSEFPRIDSPEDGGAILYGDTGWVDPYTYANALRTDAQSRGASVETGVEVTEITTANGRVTGVETTAGRYDADAVVVAAGWRTQELLPTGLTLPIRPYRTQCVVLEPSEPLDEATPIGRIGSEHLYFRPEHNGDLLVGGAHETVSDPLAASSDADESFTRQVASVVPSVLSGFDDAGFVNGWAGIDVATPDTRPIVDQPPDAPDGLVVSTGFNGLGIMTSPIVGPTIRERLTGERAPFSTAPFRADRFDVSGSSFAYTSTSEL; encoded by the coding sequence ATGACTGTGAACGCGGAGCACGCCCTCGAGCGGATCGTAATCATCGGCGCTGGAATCGGCGGCTGTCACGCCGCTCGAGAACTCGCGAGCGATCACGACGTCACGCTCCTCGAGTCGAGTGACGTCGCGGCTGGCGCGACGGGCCTCTCGGCTGGAGTCGTCGCGCCGACGCTGTTCTACGGCGACTTGCCGGACATCGCACGGCACGCGAACGAGTTCGTTCGGGAGTTCGACGGCACGGACGCCTTCTCGTTCACGGAACGCCACCGACTCGACTTCGTCTCGGCCGAAGAAGCGGAGGACGCCCGGGAAACGGCCTCCGAACTGACTGAGGCGGGCTTCGACGTCACCTACCTCGAGCGATCGCGGCTCTCGAGTGAATTTCCGCGAATCGACTCTCCCGAAGACGGCGGCGCGATACTGTACGGGGATACGGGCTGGGTCGATCCCTACACCTACGCGAACGCGCTTCGCACGGACGCCCAATCGCGCGGCGCGAGCGTCGAGACCGGGGTCGAGGTCACCGAAATCACTACGGCGAACGGACGAGTCACCGGCGTCGAAACGACTGCCGGCCGGTACGACGCCGACGCCGTCGTCGTCGCTGCCGGGTGGCGAACGCAAGAACTCCTCCCGACCGGTCTCACCCTTCCGATTCGACCGTATCGGACGCAGTGCGTTGTTCTCGAGCCGTCAGAACCCCTCGACGAGGCGACGCCGATCGGCCGAATTGGCAGCGAACACCTCTACTTCCGGCCGGAGCACAACGGCGACCTGCTCGTCGGCGGGGCTCACGAGACGGTTTCGGACCCGCTCGCGGCCTCGAGCGACGCCGACGAGTCGTTCACCCGGCAGGTCGCTTCCGTCGTGCCGTCGGTGCTTTCCGGGTTCGACGACGCCGGGTTCGTCAACGGCTGGGCCGGGATCGACGTGGCGACGCCGGATACGCGGCCGATCGTCGACCAGCCGCCGGACGCCCCCGACGGACTGGTCGTCTCGACGGGATTCAACGGATTGGGGATCATGACGTCGCCGATCGTGGGACCGACGATCCGCGAGCGACTGACTGGCGAGCGAGCACCGTTTTCGACCGCGCCATTTCGGGCAGATCGGTTCGACGTTTCCGGGTCGTCGTTCGCCTACACGTCGACGTCCGAACTGTAG
- a CDS encoding NAD(P)/FAD-dependent oxidoreductase, whose amino-acid sequence MKVGIVGGGVYGLAVAYYLSEFGDEDVDVVCFERGSLASESTGYSAGIVRHHYTNPVQIETAIRGRELLEEFESVDGGDGGFRQNGYLFLADPDAKSEFRTVVDRQRRAGLEVELLDADEAASLLPALDPDGVSLAAYEPQAGFADPYLVATGFAAGARDNGVEIRTDTPVTDIRLEGERATAVETPEGVESVDYVVNAAGAWGGELAEMVGVDVPLEWYESKIVVLQSETSYGPDLPTLSDHSRAPDMYLKPEPSGDFIAGGVDRPPVDRSVGLRGVGESFLRAVGERLEGRVPGYADASVVDSWSGIITVTPDSHQIVGVPDGVENVYNVLGGSGHGFKESPAFGESIALDILGRSPRIDLEAYRLSRFETGDGLYGVSAKSYGDGRDE is encoded by the coding sequence ATGAAAGTCGGTATCGTGGGCGGCGGCGTCTACGGCCTCGCCGTCGCCTACTACCTGAGCGAGTTCGGGGACGAAGACGTGGACGTCGTCTGCTTCGAGCGCGGGTCGCTCGCGAGCGAGTCGACGGGCTACTCGGCCGGCATCGTCCGCCATCACTACACGAATCCCGTCCAGATCGAGACGGCCATCCGCGGGCGCGAACTCCTCGAGGAGTTCGAATCCGTCGACGGCGGCGACGGCGGCTTCCGCCAGAACGGCTACCTGTTTCTCGCGGACCCGGACGCGAAGTCCGAGTTCAGAACGGTCGTCGACCGACAACGACGGGCCGGCCTCGAGGTGGAACTCCTCGACGCCGACGAAGCCGCGTCCCTGTTACCCGCGCTCGATCCGGATGGAGTCTCGCTCGCGGCGTACGAACCGCAGGCGGGTTTCGCCGACCCCTATCTGGTCGCGACGGGGTTCGCCGCGGGGGCGCGAGACAACGGCGTCGAGATCCGAACCGACACGCCGGTCACCGATATTCGACTTGAGGGCGAGCGGGCGACGGCCGTCGAGACCCCGGAAGGAGTCGAGTCAGTCGACTACGTCGTCAACGCCGCCGGCGCGTGGGGTGGGGAACTCGCCGAGATGGTCGGTGTCGACGTCCCACTCGAGTGGTACGAGTCGAAAATCGTCGTCCTTCAATCGGAGACGTCCTACGGCCCCGACCTACCGACGCTGTCGGATCACTCGCGAGCGCCGGATATGTACCTGAAACCCGAGCCTAGCGGCGACTTCATCGCCGGCGGCGTCGACCGGCCGCCTGTCGATCGGTCCGTCGGCCTCCGGGGCGTCGGTGAGTCGTTCCTTCGTGCCGTCGGCGAACGCCTCGAGGGGCGCGTGCCGGGGTACGCCGACGCGAGCGTCGTCGACTCGTGGTCCGGCATCATCACCGTCACGCCGGACTCCCACCAGATCGTGGGCGTCCCGGACGGCGTCGAGAACGTCTACAACGTCCTCGGCGGCAGCGGCCACGGGTTCAAGGAGTCGCCCGCGTTCGGCGAATCGATCGCGCTGGACATCCTCGGTCGGTCACCCCGGATCGACCTCGAGGCGTACCGACTCTCGCGATTCGAGACGGGAGACGGCCTCTACGGCGTCAGCGCGAAATCCTACGGCGACGGCCGTGACGAGTGA
- a CDS encoding thiolase family protein, with the protein MTASTPVVSGVTQLPNGTHDAPEQELALEVILDALDDASTPLSAVDGLYMSAPRPWTDQKFFSTALHHRLGLETTRTLELSTGGTSGGQAFHAAVSAVRRGEVDTAVVFAVERNSSIETTDSYFEYALRMFDVEFQSPTGLSVPGVYAQSLQRYLHEYDVDHEAVANIVVEKRTNAADDPNTLFDDTVTRADVLEARPIADPLTLLECPAPCDGGAALVVSSAEEARDEERAVEVAGIGSHHASSHMLVSHGESVTELPAVESAADAASEQAGVPTDEVDVYEPYAPFPHIEAMTVEALGLAVRGEGVDACLEGKTAPDGEFPISPSGGCIGRGHPPMVTPLLNHVEAVKQLRGTASTQIPDARSVLTTAEHGHVNGATATIFQTEA; encoded by the coding sequence ATGACAGCTTCGACGCCGGTCGTATCGGGAGTCACGCAACTCCCCAACGGGACGCACGACGCGCCGGAACAGGAACTCGCACTCGAGGTGATCCTCGACGCGCTCGATGACGCCTCGACACCCCTCTCAGCCGTCGACGGGCTCTACATGTCCGCACCGCGGCCGTGGACGGACCAGAAGTTCTTCTCGACGGCGCTGCACCACCGACTCGGTCTCGAGACGACCCGAACGCTCGAACTCTCGACCGGCGGCACGAGCGGCGGACAGGCCTTTCACGCGGCCGTCTCGGCCGTTCGCCGCGGCGAGGTCGACACGGCCGTCGTCTTCGCGGTCGAACGCAATTCCTCGATCGAAACGACTGACTCCTACTTCGAGTACGCCCTTCGGATGTTCGACGTCGAATTTCAATCGCCGACGGGGCTCTCCGTCCCCGGCGTCTACGCCCAGAGCCTCCAGCGCTACCTCCACGAGTACGATGTCGACCACGAGGCCGTCGCCAACATCGTCGTCGAGAAGCGCACCAATGCCGCCGACGACCCGAACACCCTCTTTGACGATACCGTGACGCGAGCGGACGTCCTCGAGGCCCGGCCCATCGCCGACCCGCTTACCCTCCTCGAGTGTCCAGCACCCTGTGACGGCGGGGCCGCCCTCGTCGTCTCGAGCGCCGAGGAGGCACGCGACGAAGAGCGAGCGGTCGAAGTCGCCGGCATCGGCTCTCACCACGCCTCGAGTCACATGCTGGTGAGCCACGGCGAATCGGTGACCGAACTGCCGGCCGTCGAGTCCGCCGCAGACGCCGCGAGCGAGCAGGCAGGCGTTCCGACGGACGAGGTCGACGTCTACGAGCCCTATGCGCCGTTCCCGCACATCGAGGCGATGACGGTCGAAGCGTTGGGCCTCGCTGTCCGCGGCGAGGGCGTCGACGCCTGTCTCGAGGGGAAGACCGCACCGGACGGCGAGTTCCCGATCAGTCCCTCCGGGGGCTGCATCGGGCGCGGCCACCCGCCCATGGTGACGCCGCTGCTCAATCACGTCGAAGCCGTGAAGCAACTCCGCGGGACGGCGTCGACGCAGATTCCAGACGCGCGAAGCGTCCTGACGACGGCGGAGCACGGACACGTGAACGGGGCGACGGCAACGATCTTTCAGACGGAGGCCTGA
- a CDS encoding Zn-ribbon domain-containing OB-fold protein: MSEHTDTERAETDAFGTDRFWDALADDRFLIRRCTDCEEAFFPPGPICPHCHSRAVSWAESSGVGTVFSFTRQHATAPMFDDELVVGLVELEDGPRVLSAFESRYEDLEIGAPVRLEAVEYDQEFDRGRREDEPFFVATLE; this comes from the coding sequence ATGAGCGAACACACGGACACCGAGCGAGCCGAAACGGACGCCTTCGGAACCGACCGATTCTGGGACGCATTGGCCGACGATCGATTCTTGATCCGGCGGTGTACGGACTGCGAGGAGGCCTTTTTCCCGCCGGGTCCGATCTGCCCGCACTGTCACTCGAGGGCCGTCTCCTGGGCGGAGTCGAGTGGCGTCGGGACCGTCTTCTCGTTCACGCGCCAGCACGCGACGGCACCGATGTTCGACGACGAACTCGTCGTCGGACTCGTCGAACTCGAGGACGGACCGCGGGTGCTCTCGGCGTTCGAGAGTCGCTACGAGGACCTCGAGATCGGTGCCCCCGTCCGCCTCGAGGCGGTCGAATACGACCAGGAGTTCGATCGGGGTAGACGCGAGGACGAGCCGTTTTTCGTCGCGACGCTCGAGTAG
- a CDS encoding TRAP transporter permease, giving the protein MNVIQNVNRALFVAATVSWLVTLWFAQTQGIAQARYGVIFLGFMIAIAVFDNLEETIEEEQWIHVGLLVLAGILGVVATVYMTYYYEALIYTRVGYAHTHEYALAAGLMFTILYLTYKSYGLVFFLVVVLAFIYGMFGNYFPGLLNHGGFSGERLLLVTVLDMEGFVGTIHRIMASEVALFLLYAGLMRGYGAFDLILRAALRSTKYIKSGVGQAAVTASIIIGSITGSQAANTAITGSFTIPLMKEHGMRSDTAGGIESVASSGGQIMPPVMGAAAFVMASILGTTYLTVVIAGIIPALIFYISLVMAVHYTTVEQVGQAVEVDPSDYLDEAKTTQELLVQAARFIIPFIVLVYTLGVLQWTVMTAGMYTVITMLLTGFGVPLAQQAYEDSSQMRAETWDVVKQTAMGLKYGAITLAPIVIIVAAVNGIVDILTQTGLPGTMSLALIDLAGGNMALTVILAMVICILLGLGMPTVAAYIVVAFLIAPTLASQFLVEEMAAHYFVFYSAILSGLTPPIAIAVVVATGIAGSNFWRTCFEALKVSAVLFILPIAFIYNPELVVDGFTVETLISAGIALAGALGVVHGLNTRSINMSMPPTMVMRSVFFVLGTTAIIFPENTVRVGALVGILVLYLFQTNNPFASQSMTAEASAEN; this is encoded by the coding sequence ATGAATGTGATACAGAACGTCAACAGAGCACTGTTCGTGGCGGCGACCGTTTCCTGGCTCGTCACACTTTGGTTTGCACAGACACAGGGGATCGCACAGGCCCGATACGGTGTGATCTTCCTCGGGTTCATGATCGCGATCGCCGTCTTCGACAATCTCGAGGAGACTATCGAAGAAGAACAATGGATACACGTCGGCTTACTCGTCCTCGCAGGGATCTTAGGGGTCGTTGCGACGGTGTACATGACGTACTACTACGAGGCCCTGATCTACACGCGGGTCGGGTACGCCCACACGCACGAGTACGCCCTCGCAGCGGGACTCATGTTCACGATTCTGTACTTGACGTACAAATCGTACGGACTCGTGTTCTTCCTGGTCGTCGTCCTGGCGTTCATTTACGGCATGTTCGGGAACTACTTCCCGGGCCTGCTGAACCACGGCGGATTCAGCGGTGAACGACTGTTGCTCGTTACCGTCCTCGACATGGAAGGATTCGTCGGCACGATCCACCGGATCATGGCCTCCGAAGTGGCACTGTTCCTGCTCTATGCGGGACTCATGCGCGGCTACGGGGCGTTCGATCTGATCCTTCGAGCAGCGTTGCGTTCGACGAAGTACATCAAATCCGGCGTCGGTCAGGCTGCAGTGACCGCGAGCATCATCATCGGTTCGATCACCGGTAGCCAGGCGGCGAACACCGCGATTACCGGTTCGTTCACGATTCCGTTGATGAAAGAACACGGGATGCGATCCGACACGGCTGGCGGGATCGAATCCGTCGCGTCTTCGGGTGGACAGATCATGCCGCCCGTCATGGGTGCGGCAGCGTTCGTGATGGCCTCGATTCTCGGGACGACGTACCTGACGGTCGTCATCGCGGGCATCATTCCGGCGCTCATCTTCTACATCTCGCTGGTCATGGCCGTCCACTACACGACGGTCGAACAGGTCGGCCAGGCCGTCGAGGTCGACCCGAGCGATTACCTCGACGAAGCGAAGACCACCCAAGAGTTACTCGTTCAGGCTGCGCGATTCATCATCCCGTTCATCGTGCTCGTCTATACGCTCGGTGTCCTACAGTGGACGGTGATGACTGCGGGGATGTACACCGTCATCACGATGCTTCTGACCGGATTTGGCGTGCCACTCGCCCAGCAGGCGTACGAAGACAGCAGCCAGATGCGAGCGGAGACGTGGGACGTTGTCAAACAGACAGCGATGGGGCTGAAGTACGGTGCAATTACGCTGGCACCGATCGTCATCATCGTCGCTGCGGTCAACGGCATCGTCGACATCCTCACCCAGACCGGGCTTCCGGGGACGATGTCGCTCGCCTTGATCGACCTCGCAGGTGGCAACATGGCACTGACCGTGATCCTCGCGATGGTCATCTGCATCCTGCTCGGACTCGGGATGCCGACCGTCGCGGCGTACATCGTCGTGGCGTTCCTCATCGCACCGACACTCGCGAGTCAGTTCCTCGTCGAGGAGATGGCCGCCCACTACTTCGTGTTCTACTCGGCGATTCTCTCCGGGTTGACGCCACCAATTGCGATTGCGGTGGTGGTGGCTACAGGTATTGCCGGCTCGAACTTCTGGCGCACGTGTTTCGAGGCGCTCAAGGTTTCAGCAGTGTTGTTCATCCTGCCGATCGCGTTCATCTACAACCCTGAACTCGTCGTCGACGGATTCACCGTCGAAACGCTCATCTCCGCCGGAATCGCGCTGGCCGGCGCACTGGGCGTCGTCCACGGCCTGAACACACGCTCGATCAACATGAGCATGCCACCGACGATGGTCATGCGGAGCGTGTTCTTCGTTCTCGGGACGACGGCGATTATCTTCCCCGAGAACACCGTTCGGGTCGGCGCGCTAGTCGGGATCCTCGTGCTCTACCTGTTCCAGACCAACAACCCGTTCGCCTCGCAGTCGATGACTGCGGAAGCATCGGCTGAAAACTAA